In Myxococcus virescens, a single genomic region encodes these proteins:
- a CDS encoding FHA domain-containing protein: MSVRLTVTQRSEAGAAQSTEFVLDDAVITLGRDKACQVVLAQQAVSRNHARICQDGPLFFVEDLGSSYGTQINGKPVPKGEKRLLRNGDVIAIATFDVRFERVMDLNPESGGEKTSFIARGMVKDAMRGLAGGGEERYLRFMNGPREGERIELGDAKEVILGRDEKDADIILKDDLVSRKHAKVRRDWSGTHVEDLGSRNGIKVNKKRINRRQLKDGDELEVGATRFLYVDPTEPAEEPVQLAAEVKAPPPPSPRRPRPEPKPVEPPPEEEPAPPPEEPAPAPEEPPAEEPAPPPEEQVSEEPPPPVSAEYPMPDEPAQPSAMAALKDKGKLVPLVVMSVVGLVFLVLMIAVLAGA, from the coding sequence ATGAGCGTTCGTCTCACCGTCACGCAGCGCAGCGAGGCCGGCGCTGCCCAGAGCACCGAGTTCGTCCTCGACGACGCGGTCATCACCCTGGGCCGCGACAAGGCCTGCCAGGTCGTGCTCGCTCAGCAGGCGGTGTCGCGCAACCATGCGCGCATCTGCCAGGACGGGCCGCTCTTCTTCGTGGAGGACCTGGGCAGCTCCTACGGCACGCAGATCAACGGCAAGCCCGTGCCCAAGGGCGAGAAGCGGCTGCTGCGCAACGGCGACGTCATCGCCATCGCCACGTTCGACGTCCGCTTCGAGCGGGTGATGGACCTGAACCCCGAATCTGGCGGGGAGAAGACGTCCTTCATCGCCCGGGGCATGGTGAAGGACGCCATGCGCGGCCTGGCCGGCGGCGGCGAGGAGCGCTACCTGCGCTTCATGAACGGCCCCCGCGAAGGCGAGCGCATCGAGCTGGGGGACGCGAAGGAAGTCATCCTGGGCCGCGACGAGAAGGACGCGGACATCATCCTCAAGGATGACCTGGTCTCCCGGAAGCACGCCAAGGTGCGCCGCGACTGGTCCGGGACACACGTGGAGGACCTGGGCAGCCGCAACGGCATCAAGGTGAACAAGAAGCGGATCAACCGCCGGCAGCTCAAGGACGGGGACGAGCTGGAGGTGGGCGCCACCCGCTTCCTGTACGTGGACCCCACCGAGCCGGCCGAGGAGCCCGTTCAGCTCGCCGCCGAGGTCAAGGCTCCGCCTCCGCCCTCGCCCCGTCGTCCGCGCCCGGAGCCCAAGCCCGTGGAGCCCCCGCCGGAGGAGGAGCCCGCGCCTCCGCCCGAGGAGCCCGCGCCCGCGCCGGAAGAGCCACCCGCCGAGGAGCCCGCGCCCCCGCCCGAGGAGCAGGTCTCCGAAGAGCCGCCCCCGCCGGTGTCGGCGGAGTACCCCATGCCGGATGAGCCCGCCCAGCCGAGCGCGATGGCGGCGCTCAAGGACAAGGGCAAGCTCGTGCCCCTCGTGGTGATGAGCGTGGTGGGCCTGGTCTTCCTGGTGCTGATGATTGCCGTGCTCGCGGGCGCCTAG
- a CDS encoding SycD/LcrH family type III secretion system chaperone → MAALDPDDPKDEAKLDTLLQRWADGKATLRDVRGYSDEELYAIAKTAYYFFYQGRVSEARTLFQGLYAVNPTDAYFAKALGVVEMAAGNGQGALAAFDVAAKLTPHDPSVYVGRAEVKLAMGQKPQALEDLRRAAAMQPGDDPVVRKAAAMISALSRR, encoded by the coding sequence ATGGCGGCCCTGGACCCGGATGATCCGAAGGACGAGGCGAAGCTGGACACGCTCCTGCAGCGCTGGGCGGATGGCAAGGCCACGCTGCGGGACGTGCGTGGCTACTCGGACGAAGAGCTCTACGCCATCGCCAAGACGGCCTACTACTTCTTCTATCAAGGCCGGGTGAGCGAGGCGCGCACGCTCTTCCAGGGCCTGTATGCCGTCAACCCGACGGACGCCTACTTCGCCAAGGCCCTGGGCGTGGTGGAGATGGCGGCTGGGAACGGGCAGGGGGCGCTGGCGGCCTTCGACGTGGCCGCCAAGCTGACGCCGCATGATCCGTCCGTCTACGTGGGGCGCGCGGAAGTGAAGCTGGCCATGGGCCAGAAGCCCCAGGCGCTGGAGGATCTACGCCGGGCGGCGGCGATGCAGCCGGGGGATGACCCCGTGGTGCGTAAGGCGGCGGCCATGATCTCCGCCTTGAGCCGCCGCTGA
- a CDS encoding DUF1521 domain-containing protein, with the protein MSNGIGGVGGNRQLATTQGAGNVNTSTIARNAQLIESTLNLVEKAVDLAGKAVNVAGKAVDQMSQAAASTKQAGATGTNAAFPAERPNPLDAVREAHSLKVEEGTGKITTPGGYTIEQLGQFEWRVTGPDGNNTRVWGDPHVDESDGGKFDFKRDTSFVLGDGTRINCTCKPWGNGMTVTGQLDVVYGDSHVRVTDIDKGKGKVGQVTNKGMDEVVRFHSNQSADVFHMGQNAADWTFHGKEIVGHENGGDVHKVGEAVITERRTMAFNYSAAADSPAAGEVAQNWDMNTNLPQVKPLPWDMSSGKPELNKLNETFDSISKVFDQLKNTNANGFNPFRKADDLFGAYDKNQHKSGLTQSFKALGDMFGTLEKLSKLNDMVRFRGPQSF; encoded by the coding sequence ATGTCGAACGGCATCGGCGGAGTTGGCGGTAACCGGCAACTCGCCACGACGCAGGGCGCGGGCAACGTCAACACCTCGACGATCGCGCGCAACGCGCAGCTCATCGAGTCGACGCTGAATCTGGTGGAGAAGGCCGTTGACCTGGCGGGCAAGGCGGTGAACGTCGCCGGCAAGGCCGTGGATCAGATGTCCCAGGCCGCGGCCTCCACGAAGCAGGCGGGTGCGACGGGCACCAACGCCGCCTTCCCCGCCGAGCGTCCCAACCCCCTGGACGCGGTGCGCGAGGCCCACTCCCTGAAGGTGGAAGAGGGCACCGGGAAGATCACCACCCCGGGTGGCTACACCATCGAGCAGCTGGGCCAGTTCGAGTGGCGCGTGACGGGGCCGGACGGCAACAACACCCGCGTCTGGGGTGATCCGCACGTCGACGAGAGCGACGGCGGCAAGTTCGACTTCAAGCGTGACACCTCCTTCGTCCTGGGCGACGGCACCCGCATCAACTGCACCTGCAAGCCCTGGGGCAACGGGATGACGGTGACGGGCCAGTTGGACGTCGTCTACGGCGACAGCCACGTGCGCGTGACGGACATCGACAAGGGCAAGGGCAAGGTCGGCCAGGTCACCAACAAGGGCATGGACGAGGTCGTCCGCTTCCACTCGAACCAGTCCGCGGACGTCTTCCACATGGGGCAGAACGCGGCCGACTGGACGTTCCATGGCAAGGAGATTGTCGGCCACGAGAACGGCGGCGACGTGCACAAGGTGGGCGAGGCCGTCATCACCGAGCGGCGCACCATGGCCTTCAACTACTCGGCGGCGGCGGACTCCCCCGCGGCGGGTGAGGTGGCCCAGAACTGGGACATGAACACCAACCTGCCCCAGGTGAAGCCGCTGCCCTGGGACATGAGCAGTGGCAAGCCCGAGCTGAACAAGCTGAACGAGACGTTCGACTCCATCAGCAAGGTGTTCGACCAGCTCAAGAACACCAACGCGAACGGCTTCAACCCGTTCCGCAAGGCGGACGACCTCTTCGGCGCCTACGACAAGAACCAGCACAAGTCCGGGCTGACCCAGTCCTTCAAGGCGCTGGGTGACATGTTCGGGACGCTGGAGAAGCTGTCCAAGCTGAATGATATGGTCCGCTTCCGCGGTCCCCAGTCGTTCTAG
- a CDS encoding tetratricopeptide repeat protein, whose product MAKGDLARAETFCDLGLEFSPQYADLWSNKGIIAMSSGRKDDAKKHFIKALRYNQEHLQAYQNLGAIYMEEGAYGKAHDNFRRALKVNPDNLESRYNLALTLMKMGKMDESRKELRTILAVNPGISDVHHLLGIISYSEGEYDEAGEHLARATQLVQDSPLLWHDLGTALMELGRFQEARESFANCAQLDPSNSSCINNLSLAQRKAALTDAAFKEIKDTQQAENSAPALFMLARQYREKGLLAEEEATYRKCVKLDAKYAACHYGLYELFFEAHKREHAQIACKNFLKYGTSEEFPTEYQTCERFLSDATF is encoded by the coding sequence ATGGCCAAGGGCGACCTGGCCCGCGCGGAGACGTTCTGCGACCTGGGTTTGGAGTTCTCCCCCCAGTACGCGGACCTCTGGTCCAACAAGGGCATCATCGCCATGTCCTCGGGCCGGAAGGACGACGCGAAGAAGCACTTCATCAAGGCCCTGCGCTACAACCAGGAACACCTCCAGGCGTACCAGAACCTCGGCGCCATCTACATGGAGGAAGGCGCGTACGGAAAGGCGCACGACAACTTCCGGCGAGCCCTCAAGGTGAACCCGGACAACCTGGAGTCGCGCTACAATCTGGCACTCACCCTGATGAAGATGGGGAAGATGGACGAGTCCAGGAAGGAGCTGCGCACAATCCTGGCCGTCAATCCCGGCATCTCCGACGTGCACCACCTCCTGGGTATCATCTCCTACTCGGAGGGTGAATACGACGAGGCCGGCGAGCACCTCGCCCGGGCCACGCAACTGGTCCAGGATTCGCCCCTGCTGTGGCACGACCTGGGCACCGCGTTGATGGAGCTGGGCCGCTTCCAGGAAGCGCGCGAGTCCTTTGCCAACTGCGCCCAGCTGGACCCCAGCAACAGCAGCTGCATCAACAACCTGTCCCTGGCCCAGCGCAAGGCGGCCCTTACCGACGCGGCCTTCAAGGAGATCAAGGACACGCAGCAGGCGGAGAACTCCGCGCCCGCGCTCTTCATGCTCGCGCGTCAGTACCGCGAGAAGGGCCTGCTGGCGGAGGAAGAGGCCACCTACCGCAAGTGCGTCAAGCTGGATGCGAAGTACGCCGCCTGCCACTACGGCCTCTACGAACTCTTCTTCGAAGCCCACAAGCGCGAACACGCGCAGATCGCCTGCAAGAACTTCCTGAAGTACGGGACGTCTGAGGAATTCCCCACGGAGTACCAGACGTGTGAGAGATTCCTGAGCGACGCGACGTTCTGA
- a CDS encoding tetratricopeptide repeat protein has product MTTESKATVTNDDVKPLSGPEMLERATEGFNLFQDGRFRESLTLFQSLAAMDPTEAYFQTALGACHLALEDLDLAESYFNRAIELDPSDLTPFVNRGEVHLRLGKVHEAARDFNHAVGLDPEGQDPLSARARMLAAAALESAEESPSSESDGAA; this is encoded by the coding sequence ATGACGACTGAATCCAAGGCAACGGTGACCAACGACGACGTGAAGCCCCTGTCCGGCCCGGAGATGCTCGAACGGGCCACGGAAGGCTTCAACCTCTTCCAGGACGGCCGCTTCCGTGAGTCGCTGACCTTGTTCCAGTCCCTGGCGGCCATGGACCCCACCGAGGCCTACTTCCAGACGGCGCTGGGCGCCTGCCACCTGGCGCTGGAAGACCTGGACCTGGCCGAGTCCTACTTCAACCGCGCCATCGAGCTGGACCCCTCCGACCTCACGCCCTTCGTCAACCGCGGGGAAGTCCACCTGCGGCTCGGCAAGGTCCACGAGGCCGCCCGGGACTTCAATCACGCGGTGGGGCTGGATCCCGAAGGACAGGATCCGCTCAGCGCCCGGGCCCGGATGCTGGCCGCCGCGGCGCTGGAGAGCGCCGAGGAGTCGCCGTCCTCTGAATCCGACGGCGCGGCGTAG
- the sctV gene encoding type III secretion system export apparatus subunit SctV has translation MAATNSNSFLSKYSDIVLAVVVVAIVGMMIVPLPTLLLDVLLTLNISISVVLLLVSLYVPAALHLSVFPTLLLITTMFRLALTISTTRLILLTGDPGEVVVAFGNFVVQGNFVVGAILFIILVIVNFIVISKGSERVAEVAARFTLDAMPGKQMSIDADLRAGSIDQDQGKKKRRDLERESQLFGAMDGAMKFVKGDAIASIIITVVNIVGGLIIGVTQKGMSAGDAAQKYTLLTIGDGLVGMIPAILVSTCAGIIVTRVAGEEEGNHLGMDMGSQLTAYPKAIAIAAGMLIVLGLVPGLPKIPFFLLGIGAGLGAWTMLKKQKQAVEAEDAGPAMETDLGTPMASEPAPKEALNPDSELFIPVVTPIVLEVSDALVPFVDSRQDNGKFLFELIPFMRDGLFVELGVRFPGVRARGNGSLPPGAYQIQINEVPVVTGQATLGHVLVNDTVDRLRLMNIQGFEAVNPATRQPAAWVPEQYRDTLEAAGLTTWDVPGYIILHTAAVLRRNAREFVGVQETQTMLEQLEKAFPAIVKEVVPKVVNVLKLTDILQRLVEEEISIRDLRGILQALAEYGQVEADNVMLTEHVRAAQRRYISHKYARGTGTLVVYLLDPNIEDAIRGSVKRTSAGAHLALEPELAQEIVQAVRSECGHLPPSAQRPVILTAMDIRRYVRKLLEYEFNPSFSVLSYQELSPELNIQPVARISTR, from the coding sequence ATGGCTGCCACCAATTCGAACAGCTTCCTCTCCAAGTACTCCGACATCGTCCTCGCCGTGGTGGTCGTGGCCATCGTCGGGATGATGATCGTCCCGCTGCCCACGCTGCTGCTGGACGTGCTGCTGACGCTGAACATCAGCATCTCGGTGGTGCTGCTCCTCGTATCCCTCTACGTGCCAGCGGCGCTGCACCTGTCGGTGTTCCCGACGCTGCTGCTCATCACCACGATGTTCCGGTTGGCCCTCACCATCTCCACCACGCGTCTCATCCTCCTCACCGGTGACCCGGGAGAGGTGGTGGTTGCGTTCGGAAACTTCGTGGTGCAGGGCAACTTCGTCGTCGGCGCCATCCTCTTCATCATCCTGGTCATCGTGAACTTCATCGTGATTTCCAAGGGCTCGGAGCGCGTCGCCGAAGTGGCCGCCCGCTTCACCCTGGACGCGATGCCCGGAAAGCAGATGTCCATCGACGCCGACCTGCGGGCCGGCTCCATCGACCAGGACCAGGGCAAGAAGAAGCGCCGCGACCTGGAGCGTGAGAGCCAGCTCTTCGGCGCCATGGACGGCGCCATGAAGTTCGTGAAGGGCGACGCCATCGCGAGCATCATCATCACCGTCGTCAACATCGTCGGTGGCCTCATCATCGGCGTGACGCAGAAGGGCATGTCCGCTGGCGACGCGGCGCAGAAGTACACGCTGCTCACCATCGGTGACGGTCTGGTCGGCATGATTCCCGCCATCCTCGTCTCCACCTGCGCCGGTATCATCGTGACGCGCGTGGCGGGTGAGGAAGAGGGCAATCACCTGGGCATGGACATGGGCTCCCAGCTGACGGCCTACCCGAAGGCCATCGCCATCGCCGCCGGCATGCTCATCGTCCTGGGCCTGGTGCCCGGTCTGCCCAAGATTCCCTTCTTCCTGCTGGGCATCGGCGCGGGCCTGGGCGCCTGGACGATGCTGAAGAAGCAGAAGCAGGCCGTGGAGGCGGAGGATGCCGGCCCGGCCATGGAGACGGACCTGGGCACGCCCATGGCATCGGAGCCCGCGCCCAAGGAAGCCCTCAATCCGGACTCCGAGCTGTTCATCCCCGTCGTCACGCCCATCGTCCTGGAAGTCTCCGACGCGCTGGTCCCCTTCGTGGACTCGCGCCAGGACAACGGGAAGTTCCTCTTCGAGCTCATCCCGTTCATGCGGGATGGCCTCTTCGTGGAACTGGGTGTGCGCTTCCCGGGCGTGCGTGCGCGTGGCAACGGCTCGCTGCCGCCGGGCGCGTACCAGATTCAAATCAACGAGGTGCCCGTCGTCACCGGCCAGGCCACGCTGGGCCACGTCCTGGTGAACGACACGGTGGACCGGCTGCGGCTGATGAACATCCAGGGCTTCGAGGCGGTGAACCCCGCCACCCGGCAGCCTGCCGCCTGGGTCCCCGAGCAGTACCGCGACACGCTGGAGGCCGCCGGCCTCACGACGTGGGACGTGCCCGGCTACATCATCCTGCACACCGCCGCCGTGCTGCGGCGCAACGCCCGTGAGTTCGTCGGCGTGCAGGAGACGCAGACGATGCTGGAGCAGTTGGAGAAGGCCTTCCCCGCCATCGTGAAGGAGGTCGTCCCCAAGGTCGTCAACGTGCTGAAGCTGACGGACATCCTCCAGCGCCTGGTGGAGGAGGAGATCTCCATCCGTGACTTGCGCGGCATCCTCCAGGCCCTGGCCGAGTACGGGCAGGTGGAGGCCGACAACGTCATGCTCACCGAGCATGTCCGCGCGGCCCAGCGCCGCTACATCTCCCACAAGTACGCGCGTGGCACCGGCACCCTGGTGGTGTACCTGTTGGACCCGAACATCGAGGACGCCATCCGCGGCTCGGTGAAGCGGACCTCCGCGGGCGCGCACCTGGCGCTGGAGCCGGAGCTGGCGCAGGAAATCGTCCAGGCCGTGCGTTCGGAGTGTGGCCACCTGCCGCCCAGCGCGCAGCGGCCCGTCATCCTCACGGCCATGGACATCCGCCGCTACGTCCGCAAGCTGCTGGAGTACGAGTTCAACCCGTCGTTCTCCGTGCTCAGCTACCAGGAGCTGTCGCCCGAGCTGAACATCCAGCCCGTGGCGCGCATCTCCACGCGATAG
- a CDS encoding carboxypeptidase-like regulatory domain-containing protein has translation MRLKNALSRGLPLMLLGASLACSACSDGGPSGPGPSGEREKNVVKGKATDTAGKPLAGVEVVADNQVLYDSNVVGVTGADGTYRLELGQAATTWNASARLKRDFNGRSYTFELHPSNATPFAGNEGAVRDFSWKLTGAKPEGGAYGSGVYFNLTDYVDPADPDQALQREHVELTLTPVGSLVDGSAGTPVTARGTNTPDGFGLPDLPLGRYTVTGRYAPPGQAVRPLLVRVQDQGTYAESVTADFQPVMEGLYRLDVELKFP, from the coding sequence ATGCGACTGAAGAATGCCTTGAGCAGGGGTCTTCCGCTGATGTTGCTGGGGGCGTCCCTGGCCTGTTCGGCCTGCTCGGACGGCGGCCCCAGCGGCCCTGGCCCCTCTGGCGAGCGGGAGAAGAACGTCGTCAAGGGCAAGGCCACGGACACCGCGGGCAAGCCCCTGGCGGGGGTGGAGGTGGTGGCCGACAATCAGGTCCTCTACGACTCCAATGTGGTGGGCGTGACGGGCGCGGACGGCACCTACCGGCTGGAGCTGGGCCAGGCGGCCACCACCTGGAACGCCAGCGCGCGGCTCAAGCGCGACTTCAACGGCCGCAGCTACACCTTCGAGCTGCACCCCAGCAACGCCACCCCCTTCGCGGGCAACGAGGGCGCCGTCCGGGACTTCAGCTGGAAGCTGACCGGCGCGAAGCCCGAGGGCGGCGCCTACGGCAGCGGCGTCTACTTCAACCTGACGGACTACGTGGATCCGGCCGACCCGGATCAAGCCCTGCAGCGCGAGCACGTGGAGTTGACGCTCACCCCGGTGGGCTCGTTGGTGGACGGCAGCGCCGGGACGCCGGTGACGGCCCGGGGCACCAACACGCCGGACGGCTTCGGCCTCCCGGACCTCCCGCTGGGGCGCTACACGGTGACGGGCCGCTACGCGCCGCCGGGACAGGCCGTCCGGCCGCTGCTGGTGCGCGTGCAGGACCAGGGCACCTACGCCGAATCCGTGACGGCCGACTTCCAGCCCGTCATGGAGGGGTTGTACCGCCTGGACGTGGAGCTGAAGTTCCCCTGA
- a CDS encoding RDD family protein → MSVTTATDTLLDGTHTVLTPEYVEFRFTLAGLYSRFLAWMLDAVIVTLLTGAILTSLSLVMFAFPGFASALSIVIYFLVDWGYAITLETVWSGRTVGKRVMSLRVIQESGVRIGFYHAALRNLARPVDRLPLFYLVGGLTALVSGSQQRLGDMLAGTLVVRERRLKVPSALGMPGDEGLLADPLFVSRVKRLSSEEREVVLTAALRREELRMEARLRLFAALGARLQDVLAMEKPPHLSDEKWALLVAAALLPPKGQPRSTPQRRQTA, encoded by the coding sequence GTGTCGGTGACGACCGCCACCGACACCCTGCTGGACGGCACCCACACGGTGCTCACCCCCGAGTACGTGGAGTTCCGCTTCACGCTCGCGGGCCTGTACTCGCGCTTCCTTGCGTGGATGCTGGACGCCGTCATCGTCACGCTGCTCACCGGCGCCATCCTGACGTCGCTCAGCCTGGTGATGTTCGCCTTCCCGGGCTTCGCCAGCGCGCTGTCCATCGTCATCTACTTCCTGGTGGACTGGGGCTACGCGATAACGCTGGAGACGGTGTGGAGCGGACGCACCGTGGGCAAGCGGGTGATGTCGCTGCGGGTCATCCAGGAGAGCGGCGTGCGCATCGGCTTCTACCACGCGGCGCTGCGCAACCTGGCGCGTCCGGTGGACCGGCTGCCCCTGTTCTACCTGGTGGGAGGGCTCACCGCGCTCGTGTCTGGCTCCCAGCAGCGGCTGGGGGACATGCTGGCGGGAACGCTGGTGGTGCGCGAGCGGCGCCTGAAGGTGCCCTCCGCCCTGGGCATGCCCGGCGACGAAGGGCTGCTGGCGGATCCGCTCTTCGTGTCGCGCGTGAAGCGCCTGTCCAGCGAGGAGCGGGAGGTGGTGCTGACAGCGGCCCTGCGCCGTGAGGAACTGCGCATGGAGGCGCGGCTCCGCCTGTTCGCGGCGCTGGGAGCAAGGCTGCAGGACGTGCTGGCCATGGAGAAGCCACCCCACCTCTCCGACGAGAAGTGGGCGCTGCTGGTGGCCGCGGCCCTGCTACCGCCGAAGGGACAGCCTAGAAGTACGCCGCAGCGCCGGCAGACAGCGTGA
- a CDS encoding EscU/YscU/HrcU family type III secretion system export apparatus switch protein, translating to MSDDAEIAIALKYDKEKDGAPRVVAKGMRLKAEKIREIAREHNIPLMRNVNLANALYRVEVGQEVPEELYDAVAEVLNFVYELQREQAAAAARR from the coding sequence ATGAGTGACGACGCCGAAATCGCCATCGCGTTGAAGTACGACAAGGAGAAGGACGGCGCGCCGCGCGTGGTGGCCAAGGGCATGCGGCTCAAGGCGGAGAAGATTCGCGAGATTGCCCGCGAGCACAACATCCCCCTCATGCGGAACGTGAACCTGGCCAATGCGCTCTACCGCGTGGAGGTGGGCCAGGAGGTCCCCGAGGAGCTGTATGACGCCGTGGCCGAGGTCCTGAACTTCGTCTACGAACTGCAACGTGAGCAGGCGGCCGCGGCTGCCAGGCGCTAG
- a CDS encoding tetratricopeptide repeat protein produces the protein MSDSAPRGEKEKVVVPEALAEAVIRGEITLGQFLNLSNTQLYAWADKAYQLLQAGSSQQALQIFQGLVAASPTDAVFHAQLGATLMTLERFDEAFDAFRLALQFNDGHVDALVGRGEIQLRRGNVPEALADLSKAIQLDPGLKRRATQRAHATLRTLKQQADQAKKSR, from the coding sequence GTGAGTGACTCCGCCCCCAGGGGTGAAAAAGAGAAGGTCGTCGTCCCGGAAGCACTCGCCGAGGCGGTGATCCGCGGCGAAATCACCCTGGGGCAGTTCCTCAACCTCTCCAACACGCAGCTCTACGCCTGGGCGGACAAGGCCTATCAGCTCCTCCAGGCGGGCAGCTCGCAGCAGGCCCTGCAGATCTTCCAGGGCCTCGTGGCCGCCTCGCCCACCGACGCCGTCTTCCACGCGCAGCTCGGGGCGACCCTCATGACGCTGGAGCGCTTCGACGAGGCGTTCGACGCCTTCCGGCTGGCGCTCCAGTTCAACGACGGCCACGTGGACGCGCTGGTCGGCCGGGGGGAAATCCAGCTGCGCCGGGGCAATGTCCCCGAGGCGCTCGCGGACCTCAGCAAGGCCATCCAGCTGGACCCGGGCCTCAAGCGCCGTGCCACGCAGCGCGCCCACGCGACGCTGCGCACCCTCAAGCAGCAGGCCGACCAGGCGAAGAAGTCCCGGTAG
- a CDS encoding outer membrane beta-barrel protein gives MRTLLCTLGFTLALLSASPAHAQFANRSLGLSLGYMDFNRTNGLDDAFFVGVDASLYIENGFEVVSLSKIAFPRDTTDRNEKRVVGLAPSIGIRYLLMEESIRPYVGSDLSYLIVFKNSVSNFVGIGPNVGVDFFVSDSVSVGARAQYNFYIALNEKTQRTLTLSAGAAAYF, from the coding sequence ATGCGTACCCTGCTCTGCACCCTCGGCTTCACCCTGGCCCTGCTGTCGGCCAGCCCCGCGCATGCCCAGTTCGCCAACCGCAGCCTGGGCTTGTCACTGGGCTACATGGACTTCAACCGGACGAACGGCCTGGATGACGCGTTCTTCGTGGGCGTCGACGCCAGCCTCTACATCGAGAACGGCTTCGAGGTGGTCTCCCTGTCGAAGATTGCGTTCCCACGCGACACCACGGACCGCAACGAGAAGCGCGTGGTGGGCCTGGCGCCGTCCATCGGCATCCGGTACCTGCTGATGGAGGAGTCCATCCGCCCCTATGTGGGCTCGGACCTGAGCTACCTCATCGTCTTCAAGAACAGCGTCAGCAACTTCGTGGGCATTGGCCCCAACGTCGGCGTCGACTTCTTCGTGTCGGACTCGGTGAGCGTGGGCGCGCGCGCGCAGTACAACTTCTACATCGCGCTCAACGAGAAGACGCAGCGCACGCTCACGCTGTCTGCCGGCGCTGCGGCGTACTTCTAG
- the sctU gene encoding type III secretion system export apparatus subunit SctU, whose protein sequence is MSDESGEKTEEPSQKKLDDSRKKGQVWKSKDLSGVGVLLVGLAAVKGSWDMLETELTSLFLFSFDHLTNPVDLSVATGQLLYLGVRAVLLVSLPVLAGGAIVGGLMEYLQVGTLFTMDPLIPKMEKLNPIQGMKNLFNKKAIVELLKNLIKISVTAYVVYGVVRDSMPMVAETLRQDTRGIMAIMGELVTRVATRVALLFVLFGVFDVWWQRKSFMKDMMMTKEEVKKEYKQSEGDPHHKAKRKEMHQEIMEGAQMEAVREADVIVTNPDHVAVALKYDREKDGAPRVLARGIDFKAERIKAIAREQDVPTLRNVPLAHALLRVEVGHEVPEELYDAVAEVLNFVYGLKSGQPAPEGRA, encoded by the coding sequence ATGTCGGACGAGAGCGGCGAAAAAACAGAAGAGCCATCCCAGAAGAAGCTGGATGACTCACGCAAGAAGGGGCAGGTCTGGAAGAGCAAGGACCTCAGCGGCGTGGGCGTGCTCCTGGTGGGGCTGGCCGCCGTCAAAGGCAGCTGGGACATGCTGGAGACGGAGCTGACGTCGCTCTTCCTGTTCTCCTTCGACCACCTGACGAACCCGGTGGACCTGTCGGTGGCCACCGGGCAGCTGCTCTACCTGGGCGTGCGCGCGGTGTTGCTGGTGTCGCTGCCGGTGCTGGCGGGCGGAGCCATTGTCGGCGGGCTGATGGAGTACCTCCAGGTGGGGACGCTCTTCACCATGGATCCGCTGATTCCGAAGATGGAGAAGCTCAATCCCATCCAAGGAATGAAGAACCTGTTCAACAAGAAGGCGATTGTTGAACTGCTGAAGAACCTCATCAAAATCTCCGTCACCGCCTACGTCGTCTACGGCGTGGTGCGTGACTCCATGCCCATGGTGGCCGAAACGCTGCGGCAGGACACGCGCGGCATCATGGCCATCATGGGAGAGCTGGTGACGCGCGTGGCCACGCGGGTGGCGCTCCTCTTCGTCCTCTTCGGCGTCTTCGACGTCTGGTGGCAGCGCAAGTCCTTCATGAAGGACATGATGATGACGAAGGAGGAGGTGAAGAAAGAGTACAAGCAGAGCGAGGGCGACCCGCACCACAAGGCCAAGCGCAAGGAGATGCACCAGGAGATCATGGAGGGGGCGCAGATGGAGGCCGTGCGCGAGGCCGACGTCATCGTCACCAACCCGGACCACGTGGCGGTGGCCCTCAAGTACGACCGGGAGAAGGATGGCGCGCCGCGCGTGCTGGCCCGGGGCATCGACTTCAAGGCCGAGCGCATCAAGGCCATTGCCCGCGAGCAGGACGTGCCCACGCTGCGCAACGTGCCCCTGGCCCACGCCCTGCTGCGGGTGGAGGTGGGGCACGAAGTCCCGGAGGAGCTGTACGACGCGGTCGCCGAGGTCCTCAACTTCGTCTACGGCTTGAAGTCCGGCCAGCCGGCCCCCGAGGGCCGCGCGTGA